In one Silene latifolia isolate original U9 population chromosome 10, ASM4854445v1, whole genome shotgun sequence genomic region, the following are encoded:
- the LOC141608211 gene encoding uncharacterized protein LOC141608211, whose translation MCIKNKLSAGEPSTLEDVYQRAGHAERIADMVKEVKKETREKRERQRLRVRELEEVRSRITINSDHILQKEPTSTRMNSVNGGFGGGNSNGYQTPAPSYGSNRFNGSWNNRRSYNNNNNFKNCFNNNQGNGNGSYQRQNNQTSVMKLGAMLASTVKGEGKSSGKLFMMGKEAAEGDAHVGSNEIPGLPPMKDVDFNIELKPGMGSISKAPYRMGPKELKKQLEELLHKGYVLPSLSAAGAFSKIDLRSGYHQLRVKEEDIPKIDFRTRYRHYEFVVMPFVLTNAPAVFMDLMNIIFSPYRDQFVVVFIDDILLDKVEFLGHVVSNEGVFVDPGKIEAVSNWERPKNVADIRSFLGLAGYYRRFVKDFSKVAKPLTTLMRKENRFRWDESCETAFLTLKERLTTSPILALPEWSENFEVYTDASKNRLGCVLMQKGKVIAYASRQLRLNEESYPSHDLELGAVVFALKLRRHYLYGATFKMSTAFHPSTDGQTERNIQTLEDMLRACVMEFGGSWEERSPVYWDDVTDAVTLGPELIQEMSEQVHVIRQKVRAAHDRHKSYADLRRGDIDFAVGDKVLLKVSPMKGVMRFGKRGKLSQKYIKPYEILDRVGEVAYRLALPPSLARVHNVFHVLQLRKYVSAPTHVLAAEIVEMDENLSYVEVAKEILDKKVRKTRNGETALVKVLWFNHNVEEATWKAEAEIKAKYPHNTTSFPAPTS comes from the exons atGTGCATCAAGAATAAGCTCTCAGCTGGGGAGCCAAGCACTCTGGAGGACGTATACCAAAGAGCGGGACATGCTGAAAGAATTGCTGATATGGTAAAGGAGGTAAAGAAAGAgacaagggagaaaagagaaaggCAGAGACTACGAGTGAGGGAGCTGGAGGAAGTAAGAAGCAGAATTACAATCAATTCTGATCATATTCTGCAGAAGGAGCC AACTTCTACTAGAATGAATAGTGTGAACGGCGGATTTGGTGGAGGAAATTCAAATGGGTACCAGACACCAGCACCTAGCTATGGGAGCAACCGTTTTAATGGGTCTTGGAATAATCGAAGGAgctacaacaataacaacaactttAAGAATTGCTTCAATAATAATCAAGGCAATGGAAACGGGTCATACCAGAGACAAAATAATCAAACTAGTGTCATGAAGCTGGGGGCGATGTTAGCGTCGACCGTGAAGGGTGAAGGCAAGTCCAGTGGTAAATTGTTCATGATGGGTAAGGAGGCTGCTGAGGGAGATGCACATGTGGGTTCGA ATGAGATTCCGGGTTTACCACCAATGAAAGATGTAGATTTTAATATTGAATTGAAACCTGGGATGGGATCTATTTCCAAAGCACCTTACAGAATGGGGCCTAAGGAGTTGAAAAAGCAGTTAGAAGAGTTGTTACATAAGGGTTATGTGTTACCAAGT CTGAGTGCAGCAGGAGCTTTCTCTAAGATCGACttgagatcggggtaccatcagcTGAGGGTTAAAGaggaggatattcctaagatTGACTTTAGGACGAGGTATAGGCATTACGAATTTGTGGTTATGCCCTTTGTATTGACCAATGCACCTGCcgtatttatggatttgatgaatataaTATTTAGTCCCTACCGTGATCAGTTTGTTGTCGTCTTTATTGATGATATTTTG TTGGATAAGGTAGAATTCTTGGGGCATGTGGTGTCGAATGAGGGAGTGTTTGTTGATCCAGGTAAGATTGAGGCGGTGTCTAACTGGGAGAGGCCAAAAAATGTAGCCGACATAAGGAGTTTTCTGGGACTGGCTggttactacaggagatttgtaaAAGATTTCTCTAAGGTAGCTAAGCCTTTGACAACTTTGATGAGAAAGGAGAATAGGTTTaggtgggatgagagttgtgagacagcTTTTCTAACCTTAAAGGAGCGCTTAACCACATCTCCCATCTTAGCCTTACCTGAATGGAGTGAGAATTTTGAAGTATATACTGATGCTTCGAAGAATCGGTTAGGGTGTGTGCTAATGCAAAAGGGGaaagtgatagcttatgcttcgcGGCAGCTTAGATTGAATGAAGAAAGTTATCCGTCGCATGACTTGGAGCTGGGGGCGGTCGTCTTCGCTCTAAAATTGCGGAGGCATTATTTGTACGGGGCTACTTTCAAA atgagtactgcattccATCCatcgacagacgggcagactgagaggaaTATTCAGACATTAGAGGATATgttaagggcatgtgttatggagtttggaggatctTGGGaagagag GAGTCCAGTCTATTGGGACGACGTCACTGATGCCGTGACATTGGGGCCGGAGTTGATCCAAGAGATGAGTGAGCAGGTACATGTGATCAGACAGAAGGTGAGAGCTGCACATGATCGACATAAGAGTTATGCTGATTTGAGGAGAGGTGATATTGATTTTGCTGTAGGGGACAAAGTGTTATTAAAAGTGTCTCCAATGAAGGGGGTAATGCGTTTTGGCAAGAGAGGAAAGCTGAGTCAGAAATACATTAAGCCTTATGAGATTTTAGACAGAGTTGGTGAAGTGGCATATCGTCTTGCACTACCACCATCCTTGGCAAGAGTTCATAATGTTTTTCATGTCTTACAATTGAGGAAATATGTGAGTGCTCCTACTCATGTGTTAGCAGCTGAGATAGTTGAGATGGATGAGAATTTATCTTATGTGGAGGTGGCTAAGGAAATTTTAGACAAGAAAGTGAGGAAGACTAGAAATGGCGAGACTGCGTTGGTAAAAGTTCTTTGGTTTAATCATAATGTTGAAGAGGCTACTTGGAAAGCTGAAGCTGAGATAAAAGCGAAGTATCCCCACAACACCACGTCATTTCCGGCACCAACCTCGTGA
- the LOC141608210 gene encoding uncharacterized protein LOC141608210, with translation MTGPIATLEPGFGWERFKTLLEARFYPTQVKHLKMAEFLNFKQGDLSVQAYTDQFNALAHFAEPMIPNKAQRTFFFRQGLKAKIQGMVKRDNDTFARVYDEALWAEGAIEAVRLETVTESDKSSKRPFIPSTSHAYNYKKGKHENQKGFQKNVQNKDKVCYSCQKTYHPGRDCKGNPLGCYNCKELGHKAVDYPKKDTTPADVNVPKPKGRIFVMSRAEAESHPNVITGMFIVSDIPTYILFDTGASLSFISASYAKKAVHVSHFAETTPISLPSGEVVSCSTVFKDVPISIAGCILPATLISFSLAEFDIILGMDWLSRYDARFQCRDQKIFLKSPCDVPVVSEYADVFPDELPDIPPERDVEFVIDLVPGTGPIAKAPYRVAPIELQELKKQLNKMIERVMSFGLTNAPAVFMDKMNRTFREYLDKCVVVFIDDILIYSKGESEHKLHLRAILDILRKQKWYANFLSVNFG, from the exons ATGACTGGTCCCATTGCTACCTTGGAACCAGGTTTTGGCTGGGAGAGATTCAAGACTCTTTTGGAAGCAAGATTCTATCCTACTCAAGTGAAACACCTGAAGATGGCAGAGTTCCTGAATTTCAAGCAAGGGGATTTGTCCGTACAGGCATATACTGATCAGTTTAATGCTCTAGCCCATTTTGCTGAACCTATGATTCCTAATAAAGCACAGAGGACTTTCTTTTTCAGGCAGGGGTTAAAGGCTAAGATCCAGGGTATGGTGAAAAGGGATAATGATACTTTTGCTCGTGTTTATGATGAAGCTCTTTGGGCTGAGGGTGCTATTGAGGCGGTCAGACTTGAGACGGTAACTGAGAGTGATAAATCTTCCAAGAGGCCGtttattccttctacttcgcatgCCTacaattacaagaaaggcaagcATGAGAACCAGAAAGGATTTCAGAAGAATGTTCAGAACAAAGACAAAGTATGCTACAGTTGCCAGAAGACCTACCATCCTGGGAGGGACTGTAAGGGTAATCCTTTGGGATGTTATAATTGCAAAGAACTGGGTCACAAAGCTGTTGATTATCCCAAGAAAGATACTACTCCTGCTGATGTGAATGTCCCTAAGCCGAAGGGACGTATCTTCGTGATGAGCCGTGCTGAGGCTGAGTCACACCCAAATGTGATTACTGGTATGTTTATAGTTTCAGATATTCCTACTTATATTTTATTCGATACtggcgcatctttatcttttatatccGCATCCTATGCCAAGAAAGCTGTTCATGTTTCCCATTTTGCTGAGACCACTCCTATATCCTTACCGTCAGGCGAAGTTGTTTCATGTTCCACGGTATTCAAGGACGTTCCTATCTCTATTGCGGGATGTATCCTTCCAGCTACTCTTATTAGTTTCTCCTTAGCCGAGTTTGACATCATTCTAGGCATGGATTGGTTATCCCGTTACGATGCTAGATTTCAATGCCGAGACCAGAAGATTTTTCTTAAGAGTCCGTGTG ATGTTCCGGTTGTCAGTGAGTATGCAGATGTTTTCCCAGATGAGCTACCAGATATACCTCCAGAGAGGGACGTTGAGTTTGTTATCGATCTTGTACCAGGGACCGGACCTATTGCGAAGGCTCCTTACCGTGTGGCTCCTATCGAATTACAAGAATTGAAGAAACAGCTAAATAAAATGATCGAGAGG GTGATGTCTTTTGGGTTGACAAATGCTCCTGCCGTTTTCATGGACAAGATGAATAGGACTTTCAGggagtatttggataagtgtgtggtggttttcattgatgacatcttgatttATTCCAAGGGTGAGAGCGAGCATAAACTGCATCTCCGTGCAATACTCGATATTCTTCGTAAGCAGAAGTGGTATGCAAATTTTctaagtgtgaattttggttaa